One Serratia liquefaciens genomic window, AAGCTGGCGAAGTTGTTCGATGCCGACGGCGACGGCAAGGCCGACCTGGCAGGCTGTGAACCGGGCTGGGTGTGCGGCAACGTCATTAACACCCATATCAAAGCCTATGGCCTGAGCGACACCGTGACTCAAAACCAGGGCAATTACTCCGCCATCATCGCCGACACCCTGACCCGTTTCAAACAGGGTAAACCGGTGCTGTATTTCACCTGGACGCCATACTGGGTCAGCGATGAGTTGGCACCGGGCCGCGATGTGGTTTGGTTGACCGTGCCCTTCTCCGCCAGCCCAGGCTCGTTGAAAGACAACGATACCGCCTTGCCGAACGGCAAGAATTACGGCTTTTCCGTCAACAACGAACATATCGTCGCCAACAAGCAATGGGCGCAAGCCAACCCGGCCGCGGCCAAACTTTTCGCCATCATGAAATTGCCGCTGGCGGACGTGAACGCGCAAAACCTGCGTATGCATAAAGGCGAGAACAGCGCCGCCGACATACAACGTCACGTAGACGGCTGGATCAAAGCCCACCAGGCCACTTTTGACGGCTGGATCACTACGGCTGCGGCAGCAGCGAAATAATCCCAGGGTGCCGGAAATCCCGGCTTCATAACATAAAAAGGTATTTCACTATGCGCACTACAGGAATCTGGGCGGTTGCCCTTACCACATTGATTAGCTCACAGGCGGTTTCCGCCGCCGACTTGCCCGGCAAAGGCGTCACCGTTCAGCCGGTGCAAAGCACCATTTCAGAAGAGACCTTCCAGACGCTGCTGGTCAGCAAAGCGCTGGAAAAGCTGGGCTATGACGTTAAAGACACCCGTGAAGTGGACTATAACGTCGCTTACACCTCCATCGCCTCCGGCGACGCGACCTTCCTGGCGGTAAACTGGGATCCGTTGCACGCCGATCAATACAAGGCCGCAGGCGGTGACGCCAAGTTTTACCGTGAAGGGGTTTACGTCAACGGGGCGGCCCAGGGGTATCTGATCGACAAGAAAACCGCCGATAAATACCACATCACCAACGTTGAACAGTTGAAAGATCCCAATATCGCCAAGCTGTTTGATACCAATGGCGACGGCAAGGCCGACCTGACCGGCTGTACGCCAGGCTGGGGCTGCGAGGCGGCCATTAACCATCACATCAAAGCCTACGGCCTGGAGAAAACCGTCGAGCACAACCAGGGCAACTACGCGGCGATGATCGCCGATACCATTACTCGCTACAAAGAAGGCAAGCCGGTGCTGTACTACACCTGGACGCCGTACTGGGTGAGTGACGTGCTGGTACCGGGCCGCGACGTTGTTTGGTTGCAGGTGCCGTTCTCCGCCATGCCGGGCGAGCAGAAAAATCTCGATACCAAGCTGCCTAACGGTGCCAACTATGGCTTCCCGGTCAACACCATGCGCATTGCCGCCAACAAGCAGTGGGCCGAAGCCAACCCGGCGGCCGCCAAGCTGTTTGCCATCATGAAACTGCCGATTGCCGACGTGAATGCGCAGAACCTGCGGATGCATGAAGGCCAGGCCTCCGAAGCCGATATCCAAAACCACGTGAATGGCTGGATCAAGGCGCATCAGGCTACCTTCGACGGCTGGGTGAAAACCGCCGCGGAAGCCGCGAAGAAGTAATCTCCCCGGCGCGGCAGTTCAGTCTGTCGCGCCCTATTTGCCGATTTCAATGCCGCTAAATTGTAAAAACCGCTCGGCGGTCCGTGGCAGTGTCTGCGGCCAAACGCAATACACCTGGCGTCGTGGGCCATCTTCTATCGGAATCGACACCAGCGCACTCAGGCGTTGCGCCGTCGAAATTGGCACAATGCCCGTCGCCAACCCACGCCGCACCAGGTTCTCCAGCCATTCGATATGATCGATCTCAAAACTGACGTGACGTTTGATGCCCGCCGCCTGAAACGCTCGGTCGGTCTGGCGTCTAGCGCCGGTTCCACTGTAGAAGTCCACCAGCGGCACTTCCGACAAGGTTTGCAAATTCACGCGCTCCCGACTGGCTAACGGATGTTGTGGCGACACCAACGCCACCAGCGGCTCATCGGTCAATTGCCGGTGAGACACCGGCAACATATCGATATCCCCCGGCCAAAGGCCGACAAAGGCCACATCGGTCTTTTGCTGCCGGACGTCTTCGAGCAGTTCCTCGCTCATGCCCACGTACAGGCGGATATTTACTGCGGGATAATGGCGGTGAAAGTTACCCAGTTTTTCAGTCAGATCAATCGCGTTTATGGTTGAAATGGTGCCGATGGTCAGGGTACCGGAAACCGTGCCGCTGGCGGCGACGACCTCTTCCACCAGCATCTGTTTTGCCGCCAGCAGTCGCTGCGCCGGTTGAATAAATGCCTGCCCGGCAGCTGTCAGCCTGACCCGGCGGGACGTACGCTCAAACAATGCGCAGCCGAGCTCCTCTTCCAATTTGGCGATCTGGTGGCTGAGCGCCGATTGCACCGTATGACAGCGCTGCGCCGCCCGGGTAAAACTCTGCTCTTCGGCAACCGCCAGCGCGAAACGGATCTGTTTCAGGTTCATTCATTTATCTCTAAATGAGATTGATCAGATGAAAATTATACATTGGTTTAACCCGCTGTCCTGCCCGATACTTGCACCACTTTTTCTTGTGATTGAAACTTATGAGCCAACAAAATTCATCTCCTGGCCTCAGCCCGGCACTGATTGTGCTGATCGCCATCGCCACCGGTTTGGCCGTCGCCAGTAACTACTACGCGCAGCCGCTGCTGGAAACCATAGCCCAAAACTTTGGGCTATCGGTCAATCAGGCCGGTTTTATCGTTACCGCCGCCCAAATGGGCTACGCCGTGGGCCTGCTGCTGCTGGTGCCGCTCGGCGATATGTTTGAACGTCGTGGGCTGATCGTTTTTATGACGCTGCTGGCCGCCGGAGGCATGCTGATCACCGCCAGCTCCACCACGCTGCCGATGATGATCCTGGGGACTGCACTCACCGGGTTGTTCTCGGTCGTGGCGCAAATTTTGGTGCCGTTGGCCGCTACGCTGGCACACCCGGAAAAACGAGGAAAAACCGTTGGCATCATTATGAGCGGCCTGCTGCTCGGCATTCTGCTGGCACGTACCGTAGCGGGCGCACTGGCATCGTTCGGCGGTTGGCGCACCATTTACTGGGTGGCCAGCGTACTGATGATCCTCATGGCGTTGATCTTGTGGCGCGCGCTGCCACGTTACAAACAGCACTCCGGACTGAATTACCCTCAGTTGCTGAAGTCTATTTTCACCCTGTTTTGCGGTTCACCGCTGCTGCGAACCCGCGCAGTGCTCGGCGCGCTGTCCTTTGCCAACTTCAGCGTGCTCTGGACCTCAATGGCCTTCCTGTTGGCGGCACCGCCTTTTGGTTATTCCGAAGGGGTCATCGGCCTGTTCGGGCTGGTGGGGGCCGCCGGGGCGTTAGCCGCTTCCCGGGCTGGACATTTGGCGGATCAGGGCAAGGCGGGGTTAACCACCACGGTAGGCCTGGTGCTGCTGTTGCTGTCTTGGATCCCCATCGCTTTCGCTAAACAATCGCTGTGGGCACTGATCGTCGGCATTCTGATCCTCGATCTGGCCGTACAAGCCGTACACGTTACCAACCAGAGCGTGATTTACCGCATTATGCCGGAAGCGCGCAATCGCCTGACGGCCGGCTACATGACCAGCTATTTTATCGGCGGCGCTCTGGGTTCGCTGCTGTCTGCCTCAGCCTACCAGCACGCAGGGTGGACAGGGGTTGCTGCCGCAGGGGGCATTTTGTGCCTGTTTAACCTGCTCACCTGGTGGTTGGGCAAGCGCCATGATCCCCAGGGACCGGCGGCCATCTGATTAGCAAGCGAATAGTCATAGCAGAAATTTATTAGCGGCGCAGGGTATAAACATTACTTACTCTCTGGTAATGTTCTGGGGATAAACTATTGGTTCCCTATATACCCTGCGATTCAAATACATTATGCAAAGCCAAGCTGCAGAAAGTATCAATCCCCCTGCCGTCAGTTCCACCTTCACCCACGGCATCGTCGACAGTTTACCGATCGTCATCGGCTATGTGCCGGTGGCTTTTGCGTTTGGCCTTAGCGCCGTTAAGCTGGGGTTCTCCCCGCTAGAGAGCATTTTCTTCTCCTGCATCATCTATGCGGGCGCCAGCCAGTTCGTGATCACCGCCTTGCTGAGCGCCGGGATGTCACTGTGGGTTTCCGCGCTGACAGTGATGGCGATGGATATACGGCACCTGTTATATGGTCCTGCTCTGCGCCACCGCATCGTCTCGCGCATGTCTGGCGGCAAAACTGCACTTTGGGCCTTTGGCCTGACTGATGAAGTGTTCGCCGCGGCCACCGCTAAATTGATGCGCAATAATCGCAGTTGGAGCGAGAACTGGATGATTGGCATCTCGCTTTGCTCCTGGCTGTCTTGGGTCGCAGGCACCGCGCTTGGCGCCGTGTTCGGCAATGGGCCACTAGAGCAGTTCCCGGTGATTGAAGCCTCATTATCCTTTATGTTGCCGGCGCTGTTCCTCAGCTTCCTGCTGGCGGCATTCAAACGCCCGCAAAGCCTGACCATCGCCGCCGCGCTGGCCGGTGCCCTGCTTGGCGTAGTGCTGTTTTCTATTCCGGTGGCCATTTTGGCCGGCATCAGCGCCGGTTGTCTCGCAGCCCTGTTCCAACCCACGGCAACGGAGGCCATTGATGAACACTGATGTGCTGGTGATCGGCCTGGTGGTCGGCTGTGCTAACTACCTTTTCCGCTACTTACCCTTGCGTTTGGCACCTGCGCGGGCACAACCGGGAATCAAACGCGGCAAAACCGCGCTGTTGCTCGACAGCATCGGCATCGCCTCTATCTGCGCGTTGCTGGTGGTTTCCAGCACCCCGGTGGTCATGCGCGAGCCGGACAAACTGTGGCCCACCCTGGTCGGTTTCGCCGCGCTGGGCCTGTGTTTTTACCGAACCAAAAGCATCATTTTGTCGACGCTGATTGGCGCGGCATCCTTTGGCATTACATTAAAGTTATTTATGATTTTCAGTCAGGGTAACCTTTAATCTTAGGCAGCACGTCGCATTAACCCTTTTGCTTAAAGTGGGTTTATTGACAATCCGCTGACAAATGACACGAATTGCTAAATTAATCACCCTGCTGAACATTTACATTATTAATCACTATCGTTACTATCTCGGACGAAACTAATGAGGCCCAAAATTATGGAAAGCTCGTTTGCTCCCATTGAACAGATGCTTAATTTCCGCGCCAAGCGTCAGAAAGATTTCCCTTATCAGGAAATCCTGCTGACCCGCCTGTGCATGCACATGCAAAGCAAGCTGCTGGAAAACCGCAATAAAATGCTCAAAGCACAAGGGATTAACGAAACATTGTTTATGGCGCTGATTACCCTGGATGCGCAGGAAAGCCACAGCATTCAGCCTTCTGAGCTAAGCTCTGCCCTGGGCTCGTCACGGACCAATGCCACGCGCATTGCCGACGAACTTGAGAAACGCGGTTGGATTGAACGCCGTGAAAGCGACAACGATCGTCGCTGCCTGCACCTGCACATGACGCCGCAGGGAGAAGAGTTTCTCAATCAATTGCTGCCACCGCAGCACAAGTGTCTGCATTTCCTGTGGTCCACGCTGAACGATGAAGAACAGCAACAGCTTGAACAGCTGACGCGTAAGTTGTTGACGCGCCTGGACCAGATGGAAGTTACAGAACAGTTATCCCAATAATTTCTGTTCAGGTACCTACATACTATGCGATCCCCATTTAACTGGAGATTCACCCCACTGTTCGCCGTATTACTGCTGGCCGGGTGTGCGTCTACCGATAATATTGCCCCGCAATCCACCCTGATGGATCCGCAGGCTCTGCAGCTTGCGCAGCCGAAGGTCAGCTCGTTGAACGTCAGCCCGCAGTGGTGGCGCGCACTTAACGACCAGCAACTTGACGCGCTGATGACCCAGACGCTGCAAAGCTCCCCTTCGCTGCGACAGGCAGCGGCACGCGTGCGCGAAGCACAAAGCGTAATGGGAGAGGCCAGCGCGGCCAACGGACCGAATCTCGATCTCAACGCCAGCAGCAACCGCCAAAAAGTGCCGCAAAACGTGAACCTGGGGCTGGGGTATCCTCATCAACCGATCTACGAAACCTCCAACTCGTTGGGGCTGAACCTGGCCTATGAGTTCGACTGGTGGGGCAAATACCGCAACCAGGTCAACGCCGCCAAGGCACAGGTCGATGCAGCCCGCGCCGAGCAGGAACAGGCCGCATTGACGCTGACCAGTTCGGTAGCCTCTGCCTATTACCAGCTGCAGAGCAATTTCGCGCTGGAAAAGCTGTTGCAGCAGGAAGTGGACAACAACCAACGCCTGGCGGACTTGCGCCAACAGCAATATAAGGCCGGCATTACCGGCGTTGACGTCCCGCAACAAACCCAGGCGCAAGCCGACGGCGCCAAGCAGCAGATCCTTCAGCTGCAATCGCAGATTGAACAACTCAGACACCAACTGGCTGCGCTGGCAGGCCAGGGCCCGAGCGCCATGCAGCACCTGCGCCCGGTGGCCCTTCCCGCCAGTAGTTTGATGGCGCCAAAAGGTGAACTGACCGCCGATCTGCTGGGCAAACGTCCGGATATCGCCGCGCAACGTCAGTTGGTAGAGTCCTATAACCAACGCGTCAGCGCCGCCCGTAAAGAATTTTATCCCAGCCTGACCATTTCAGCCTTTGCCGGCCTGACCACCACCAACACCAGTGGGACCAGCCCGAATCTGTTTGAAGCGGCCAGCCAGGCCTGGAACGTGATGCCGGCAATTTCATTGCCGATCTTCCACGCCGGTGCGCTGCGCAGCAAGCTGGGTGAGGAGTCCGCGCTGTATGACCAGGCGGTGGAGTCCTATAACCAAACCATCCTGAATGCCGTGCAGGAAACCGCCGATGCCATCACCGTCCAACAAAGCACTGCGCAACAGCAGCTGCAGGCGGCATCTGCGTCCGAATCGATGCAACAGGTGTACCGCGTCGCTAACGCTCGATACCAGGCAGGGATTATCGGGCGCGACCAGTTGTTGACCAGCCAAACGCAGCTTTTGCAGCAGCAGCAGGCGGAACTGAATGCCAGCAGCAACTTGCTGCAGGCGAAGATAGGACTGATCCGTGCGCTGGGCGGTGGCTATCAGGCCCCGGCCGCTGCGGGTTCAAAAGCATAATAAAATAGAGAGCTTGGAGAACACCATGAGCGCAAGCGCGGAGACTCAAAACCCGCAGCAACCGTCAGGCAAAAAGAAGCAGCGTAAATTTTGGCTGCTGCTGCTGACGGTTATTTTCATCGTTATTGGGGTGGCATATTTAGTCTATTGGTTCCTGGTGTTACGTCATCATCAGGAAACCGACGACGCCTATGTTTCCGGTAACCAGGTCCAGATCATGGCCCAGGTGAACGGCAGCGTTAACCGCGTCAACTTCGACAATACCGACTATGTGAAACAGGGTGACGTGTTGGTAACCCTGGATCCGACCGATGCCGAACAGGCGCTTGAACGCGCCAAAACCGGCCTGGCCAATAGCGTGCGTCAGACCCACCAGCTGATCATCAACAGCAAGCAGTATCAGGCCAACATTGCCCTGCGCAAGTCTGACCTGAGCAAGGCTGAGAACGATCTGAAACGCCGTGTAGTGCTCGGCAGCGTTGACGCTATCGGCCGTGAAGAACTGCAACACGCTCGCGATGCGGTCGACAGCGCCAAAGCGGCGTTGGAAGTGGCGGTGCAGCAATACAACGCTAACCAGGCGATGGTATTGAACACCCCGCTGGAGCAACAACCGGCTATTCAACAGGCCGCAGCGCAAATGCGCGACGCCTGGCTGGCATTGCAGCGGACCAAAATCATCAGCCCGATCACCGGCTATGTCTCACGCCGCAGCGTACAGGTTGGCGCGCAAATCGCCGCCGGCTCTCCGCTGATGGCGGTGGTGCCGGCCGATCACATCTGGGTTGACGCCAACTTCAAAGAAACCCAGATCGCCAATATGCGTATCGGCCAGTCGGCTACCGTGGTCAGTGACATTTACGGTGATGACGTGGTGTATCAAGGGAAAGTGGTCGGTATCGATATGGGTACCGGCAGCGCCTTCTCGCTGCTGCCTGCGCAGAACGCCACCGGTAACTGGATCAAAGTGGTTCAGCGTCTGCCGGTGCGTATTGAGCTGGATGCCAAGCAGATAGCCGATCATCCGCTGCGTATCGGTCTGTCGACCCTGGTTAAAGTTGACACCACGAATCTGGACGGCCGCGTGCTGTCTGACGTGGTGCGCGACAAACCGCTGTACCAGAGCGATGCCCTGGCGTTGAACCTGGCGCCGGTTAACCAAATGATCGCCGACGTGATCCATGCGAATGCCGGTTAAGCGCGCGGGAGGCTACCTTGGCACAGAAACCGCTTGAAGGCGCTCAGCTCGCCTGGATGACGGTCGCGCTCGCCATGGCGACCTTTATGCAGGTGCTGGACTCCACCATTGCCAACGTGGCGATCCCAACGATTGCGGGTAACCTCGGGTCCTCCAACTCGCAAGGGACCTGGGTGATCACCTCGTTTGGCGTGGCGAACGCCATTTCCATCCCGATCACCGGTTGGCTGGCGAAGCGCGTCGGTGAAGTGCGGTTGTTCCTTTGGTCCACCGCACTGTTCGTGCTCGCTTCCTGGCTGTGCGGCATTTCCAACAGCCTGGGCATGCTGATCTTCTTCCGCGTGATCCAGGGTGTGGTAGCCGGGCCGTTGATCCCGCTGTCGCAGAGTCTGTTGCTGAACAACTATCCGCCCGCCAAGCGAGCGATGGCCCTGGCGCTATGGTCGATGACGGTGATCGTCGCGCCGATTTTCGGGCCTATCCTCGGCGGTTATATCAGTGACAACTACCACTGGGGCTGGATCTTCTTCATCAACATCCCGATCGGTGCCGTGGTGATCCTGGTGGCGATGTCGACGCTGAAAGGCAGGGAAACCAAAACCGAAATCAAACCGATCGACACCGTCGGTCTGGTGCTGCTGATCGTCGGTATAGGGTCACTGCAGGTGATGCTCGATCAGGGTAAGGAACTAGACTGGTTCAACTCGACCGAGATCATCGTTCTGACGGTGGTGGCGGTGGTGGCGCTGCTGTTCCTGATAGTCTGGGAACTGACGGACGACCACCCGGTGGTGGATTTGTCGTTGTTCAAATCGCGCAACTTTACCGTCGGCTGTCTGTGTATCAGCCTGGCCTATATGCTGTACTTCGGCGCCATTGTGCTATTGCCGCAGTTGCTGCAGGAGGTTTATGGCTATACCGCCACCTGGGCCGGATTGGCTTCGGCGCCCATCGGGTTGATACCGGTATTGCTGTCGCCGATCATCGGCAAGTTCGGCAACCGGCTCGACATGCGGCGGCTGGTGACCTTCAGTTTCATAATGTATGCCGTGTGCTTCTACTGGCGCGCCTATACCTTTGAACCGGGAATGGACTTTGGCGCCTCGGCCTGGCCGCAGTTTGTCCAGGGCTTCGCCATCGCCTGCTTCTTTATGCCATTGACCACCATTACGCTGTCCGGCCTGCCGCCGGATCGCATGGCGGCGGCATCAAGCCTGTCGAACTTTACCCGTACGCTGGCGGGGTCGATCGGGACGTCGATCACCACGACCTTGTGGACCCAGCGCGAATCGCAGCACCACTCGCAGCTGGCGGAGTTTGTGAACCCTTACAGCCCGCAGTCACAAGAGATGTACCGGCAGTTGGAACAAATTGGCATGAGCAAGCAGCAGGCTTCGGCCTACATCGCCAACGAGATCACCGCGCAGGGGTTGATTATCTCCGCCAACGAGATCTTCTGGCTGTCGGCCGGGGTGTTTCTGGTCCTGCTGGCGCTGGTCTGGGTGGCAAAACCGCCGTTCAGCTCCGGCGGTGGGGGCGGCGGCGCTCACTAAACCAGAGAAAGCAAAACGGGCGCCCAAAGGCGCCCGTCAGACTGCCGACAAACATATAATGTTTGGCGGTAGGCGTTAAAGGTTTGAAAATAAACCAGAAAAATCAATTTATTGATTTTCGGCTGATAACACAAAGGGGGAAAAACCACGCTTTTATCCCCCTTTGTCAATAACCTGACGGGCGCCCAGAGGCGCCCGTTTTTTATTCCGCACAGCATCAAGCCTGGTTTTGACGCCACCAGTCAGCCAACAGAATACCGGTCGCGACCGAAACGTTCAGGCTTTCCACCTTGCCGGTACCGCCGATAGACACGTTCATATCACCCTGCTGCCAGGCGCTGTCGCTCAGGCCATCACGCTCCTGACCCAACACCAGCACCATTTTGGCCGGCAGCTTAGCCTGCGCCAACGGGGTGCCTTTATGGCTCGAGGTGGTCACGATGGCATAACCGGCCTTGCGGAAAGTATCCAGCACCGACAGGAAGTCATCTGCGCTGATCGCCTTGATGTGTTCCGCGCCGCCTTCTGCGGTACGTACCGCCGCACCGGACTCCAGCAATGCCGGATCCTGCAACAGAACGCCATTCACGCCAAAGTGTGCGCAAGAACGGACAATAGCACCCAGGTTGTGTGGGTTGCCCACTTCTTCCAATGCCAGCACGCAGTCTTTCGCCGGTGCTTCTTTCAGATAGGTTTGCGCATCCAGGCCCTGACGTTTTTTGATCAGGAAGCATACGCCGCCGTGGTGCTCGGTGCCGGACGCTTTGGCCAGCTCTTCTTCATCCACCACGTGGTAGGCTTTGCGGTTCGCCGCCATCCAGCGCAGCGCTTCACGAAAACGCGGCGTGACCGACTGTACGAACCAGGCGCGGACGATCGCGTCCGGACGGCTGGCAAACAGAGCCTGACAGGCGTTTTCACCGTACACGCGAGTTTCTTCCGCACGCTGGCGACGCAGTTGTTCAGGATCGATAAAGCTTTTACCGCTGATACCACCGTGATCGAACGCCGGCTCTTCTTCCGGACCACGAGACACAGTTTTCCATGGCGAATCATAACCGCCACGGTCTTCAGTACGCGCTGGACGGCGAGGACGATCGCTTTCACTGCGGCGGGAATCAGAGCCAGAGCCACGGCGATCGTTATTACCGCGCGGCTTGTCCTGACCGGTACGGCCCGAAGAGCGAGCACCGTCTGCCGGACGGCCTTTGCCGGCCGGACGCTTATTCTTGTTACGGTCGTCGCCGTTGCTGTCGTCGTCACTGCGGACGTACATCACTTTAACTTTACCGTTCTTGCCACTAAATGAATCGTTCATTTTCTTCTCCACCAACGCGCAGGGCGCGAAGATTACCTGATGTTGGGGTGCTAAGCCACCTACTTGCGCTAAAAGCTAACAACTATCGTATTCATTGAACAAACCTCTTTGTTC contains:
- a CDS encoding AzlC family ABC transporter permease, whose protein sequence is MQSQAAESINPPAVSSTFTHGIVDSLPIVIGYVPVAFAFGLSAVKLGFSPLESIFFSCIIYAGASQFVITALLSAGMSLWVSALTVMAMDIRHLLYGPALRHRIVSRMSGGKTALWAFGLTDEVFAAATAKLMRNNRSWSENWMIGISLCSWLSWVAGTALGAVFGNGPLEQFPVIEASLSFMLPALFLSFLLAAFKRPQSLTIAAALAGALLGVVLFSIPVAILAGISAGCLAALFQPTATEAIDEH
- a CDS encoding MFS transporter is translated as MSQQNSSPGLSPALIVLIAIATGLAVASNYYAQPLLETIAQNFGLSVNQAGFIVTAAQMGYAVGLLLLVPLGDMFERRGLIVFMTLLAAGGMLITASSTTLPMMILGTALTGLFSVVAQILVPLAATLAHPEKRGKTVGIIMSGLLLGILLARTVAGALASFGGWRTIYWVASVLMILMALILWRALPRYKQHSGLNYPQLLKSIFTLFCGSPLLRTRAVLGALSFANFSVLWTSMAFLLAAPPFGYSEGVIGLFGLVGAAGALAASRAGHLADQGKAGLTTTVGLVLLLLSWIPIAFAKQSLWALIVGILILDLAVQAVHVTNQSVIYRIMPEARNRLTAGYMTSYFIGGALGSLLSASAYQHAGWTGVAAAGGILCLFNLLTWWLGKRHDPQGPAAI
- the emrA gene encoding multidrug efflux MFS transporter periplasmic adaptor subunit EmrA, producing the protein MSASAETQNPQQPSGKKKQRKFWLLLLTVIFIVIGVAYLVYWFLVLRHHQETDDAYVSGNQVQIMAQVNGSVNRVNFDNTDYVKQGDVLVTLDPTDAEQALERAKTGLANSVRQTHQLIINSKQYQANIALRKSDLSKAENDLKRRVVLGSVDAIGREELQHARDAVDSAKAALEVAVQQYNANQAMVLNTPLEQQPAIQQAAAQMRDAWLALQRTKIISPITGYVSRRSVQVGAQIAAGSPLMAVVPADHIWVDANFKETQIANMRIGQSATVVSDIYGDDVVYQGKVVGIDMGTGSAFSLLPAQNATGNWIKVVQRLPVRIELDAKQIADHPLRIGLSTLVKVDTTNLDGRVLSDVVRDKPLYQSDALALNLAPVNQMIADVIHANAG
- the mprA gene encoding transcriptional repressor MprA, with protein sequence MESSFAPIEQMLNFRAKRQKDFPYQEILLTRLCMHMQSKLLENRNKMLKAQGINETLFMALITLDAQESHSIQPSELSSALGSSRTNATRIADELEKRGWIERRESDNDRRCLHLHMTPQGEEFLNQLLPPQHKCLHFLWSTLNDEEQQQLEQLTRKLLTRLDQMEVTEQLSQ
- the ygaH gene encoding L-valine transporter subunit YgaH: MNTDVLVIGLVVGCANYLFRYLPLRLAPARAQPGIKRGKTALLLDSIGIASICALLVVSSTPVVMREPDKLWPTLVGFAALGLCFYRTKSIILSTLIGAASFGITLKLFMIFSQGNL
- a CDS encoding efflux transporter outer membrane subunit, which codes for MRSPFNWRFTPLFAVLLLAGCASTDNIAPQSTLMDPQALQLAQPKVSSLNVSPQWWRALNDQQLDALMTQTLQSSPSLRQAAARVREAQSVMGEASAANGPNLDLNASSNRQKVPQNVNLGLGYPHQPIYETSNSLGLNLAYEFDWWGKYRNQVNAAKAQVDAARAEQEQAALTLTSSVASAYYQLQSNFALEKLLQQEVDNNQRLADLRQQQYKAGITGVDVPQQTQAQADGAKQQILQLQSQIEQLRHQLAALAGQGPSAMQHLRPVALPASSLMAPKGELTADLLGKRPDIAAQRQLVESYNQRVSAARKEFYPSLTISAFAGLTTTNTSGTSPNLFEAASQAWNVMPAISLPIFHAGALRSKLGEESALYDQAVESYNQTILNAVQETADAITVQQSTAQQQLQAASASESMQQVYRVANARYQAGIIGRDQLLTSQTQLLQQQQAELNASSNLLQAKIGLIRALGGGYQAPAAAGSKA
- the emrB gene encoding multidrug efflux MFS transporter permease subunit EmrB, producing MAQKPLEGAQLAWMTVALAMATFMQVLDSTIANVAIPTIAGNLGSSNSQGTWVITSFGVANAISIPITGWLAKRVGEVRLFLWSTALFVLASWLCGISNSLGMLIFFRVIQGVVAGPLIPLSQSLLLNNYPPAKRAMALALWSMTVIVAPIFGPILGGYISDNYHWGWIFFINIPIGAVVILVAMSTLKGRETKTEIKPIDTVGLVLLIVGIGSLQVMLDQGKELDWFNSTEIIVLTVVAVVALLFLIVWELTDDHPVVDLSLFKSRNFTVGCLCISLAYMLYFGAIVLLPQLLQEVYGYTATWAGLASAPIGLIPVLLSPIIGKFGNRLDMRRLVTFSFIMYAVCFYWRAYTFEPGMDFGASAWPQFVQGFAIACFFMPLTTITLSGLPPDRMAAASSLSNFTRTLAGSIGTSITTTLWTQRESQHHSQLAEFVNPYSPQSQEMYRQLEQIGMSKQQASAYIANEITAQGLIISANEIFWLSAGVFLVLLALVWVAKPPFSSGGGGGGAH
- a CDS encoding tRNA/rRNA methyltransferase produces the protein MNDSFSGKNGKVKVMYVRSDDDSNGDDRNKNKRPAGKGRPADGARSSGRTGQDKPRGNNDRRGSGSDSRRSESDRPRRPARTEDRGGYDSPWKTVSRGPEEEPAFDHGGISGKSFIDPEQLRRQRAEETRVYGENACQALFASRPDAIVRAWFVQSVTPRFREALRWMAANRKAYHVVDEEELAKASGTEHHGGVCFLIKKRQGLDAQTYLKEAPAKDCVLALEEVGNPHNLGAIVRSCAHFGVNGVLLQDPALLESGAAVRTAEGGAEHIKAISADDFLSVLDTFRKAGYAIVTTSSHKGTPLAQAKLPAKMVLVLGQERDGLSDSAWQQGDMNVSIGGTGKVESLNVSVATGILLADWWRQNQA
- a CDS encoding LysR family transcriptional regulator, with the protein product MNLKQIRFALAVAEEQSFTRAAQRCHTVQSALSHQIAKLEEELGCALFERTSRRVRLTAAGQAFIQPAQRLLAAKQMLVEEVVAASGTVSGTLTIGTISTINAIDLTEKLGNFHRHYPAVNIRLYVGMSEELLEDVRQQKTDVAFVGLWPGDIDMLPVSHRQLTDEPLVALVSPQHPLASRERVNLQTLSEVPLVDFYSGTGARRQTDRAFQAAGIKRHVSFEIDHIEWLENLVRRGLATGIVPISTAQRLSALVSIPIEDGPRRQVYCVWPQTLPRTAERFLQFSGIEIGK
- the proX gene encoding glycine betaine/L-proline ABC transporter substrate-binding protein ProX; this encodes MRTTGIWAVALTTLISSQAVSAADLPGKGVTVQPVQSTISEETFQTLLVSKALEKLGYDVKDTREVDYNVAYTSIASGDATFLAVNWDPLHADQYKAAGGDAKFYREGVYVNGAAQGYLIDKKTADKYHITNVEQLKDPNIAKLFDTNGDGKADLTGCTPGWGCEAAINHHIKAYGLEKTVEHNQGNYAAMIADTITRYKEGKPVLYYTWTPYWVSDVLVPGRDVVWLQVPFSAMPGEQKNLDTKLPNGANYGFPVNTMRIAANKQWAEANPAAAKLFAIMKLPIADVNAQNLRMHEGQASEADIQNHVNGWIKAHQATFDGWVKTAAEAAKK
- the proX gene encoding glycine betaine/L-proline ABC transporter substrate-binding protein ProX, with protein sequence MRSTGIWALALTSLLSTQAFAVELPGKGVTVKPLQSTLAEESFQTELVNRALAKLGYDVQPTDEVEYNIAYTSIASGDATYMAVNWDPLQTDMYQSAGGDKKFYRQGAYITNAAQGYLIDKKTADQYHISDISQLKDPKLAKLFDADGDGKADLAGCEPGWVCGNVINTHIKAYGLSDTVTQNQGNYSAIIADTLTRFKQGKPVLYFTWTPYWVSDELAPGRDVVWLTVPFSASPGSLKDNDTALPNGKNYGFSVNNEHIVANKQWAQANPAAAKLFAIMKLPLADVNAQNLRMHKGENSAADIQRHVDGWIKAHQATFDGWITTAAAAAK